A single region of the Pararge aegeria chromosome 20, ilParAegt1.1, whole genome shotgun sequence genome encodes:
- the LOC120632703 gene encoding microfibrillar-associated protein 1, with protein sequence MNVLPAQPIGIQSTAGAVPIRNEKGEISMQKVKVQRYISGKKPDYAQGVSSSEESDAEDFIEQQRPEKRHQIAQIVSRKEEPPSDSENEVDDPRLRRLRDAAHSPQRRAEHKPEIIDAEPEPESESSEEEAKHSSESEDDLDEEEIERRRQAVKAKLAAREAEKEVLGRDDDEEMLDGDKEESGSSDTEYTDSEEDTGPRVKPVFVRASERMTVAERERKMKQQKKEESEARKEKEDKRREALKLVEETIRSEQRNTQAEHKEGNINDVCTDDENDELEYEAWKLREMKRIKRDKEEREAVEKELLTIERMRNMTEEERRIEQRLNPKVVTNKSMKGKYKFLQKYYHRGAYYLDKEEEVFKQDFSGPTLDDHFDKTVLPKVMQVKKFGRSGRTKYTHLVDQDTTEFDSAWTNENSATRLANFRGGMKQVFEKPTAKRKHTV encoded by the exons ATGAATGTCTTACCAGCGCAACCTATTGGGATACAAAGCACAGCAGGTGCTGTGCCCATACGAAATGAAAAAG GTGAAATTTCTATGCAAAAAGTGAAAGTACAAAGATATATATCAGGCAAGAAACCAGATTATGCTCAAGGTGTGTCCTCATCTGAGGAATCTGATGCTGAGGATTTTATAGAACAGCAAAGACCAGAGAAGAGGCATCAGATTGCTCAAATTGTCAGTCGAAAAGAAGAGCCCCCAAGTGATTCAGAAAATGAA GTTGATGATCCTCGCCTGCGTCGTTTACGTGATGCAGCGCATTCACCGCAGCGGCGTGCAGAGCACAAGCCCGAGATCATTGATGCTGAGCCAGAGCCGGAGTCGGAATCCAGTGAGGAAGAAGCTAAGCACAGCTCTGAAAGTGAAGATGACTTGGATGAAGAAGAAATTGAGAGACGCAGACAGGCTGTAAAAGCTAAACTCGCTGCTAG ggaAGCAGAAAAAGAAGTTCTTGGCAGAGATGATGACGAGGAaatgttagatggtgataaagAAGAAAGTGGTTCATCTGATACAGAATATACAGACAGTGAAGAAGATACTGGACCAAGAGTGAAGCCTGTTTTCGTTAGAGCGTCAGAGAGAATGACAGTAGCGGAAAGAGAGCGCAAGATGAAGCAACAGAAAAAAGAAGAGTCTGAAGCAAGAAAGGAGAAAGAGGATAAGAGGCGGGAAGCTTTAAAGTTAGTTGAAGAAACCATTCGGTCTGAACAGAGAAATACACAG GCTGAACACAAGGAGGGCAACATCAATGATGTATGCactgatgatgaaaatgacGAGTTAGAATACGAGGCATGGAAGCTTCGCGAAATGAAACGGATTAAACGGGACAAGGAAGAAAGGGAGGC TGTAGAAAAGGAGCTCTTGACAATTGAACGCATGCGCAATATGACAGAAGAAGAGCGACGTATTGAGCAGCGTCTTAACCCTAAGGTCGTCACTAACAAGTCTATGAAGGGCAAATACAAGTTTTTACAGAAGTATTATCACAG aggtgcatattatttggataaagaaGAAGAGGTGTTCAAGCAAGATTTCTCAGGGCCTACTTTGGACGATCACTTTGATAAGACTGTTTTACCAAAG GTGATGCAAGTGAAGAAGTTCGGCAGATCAGGTCGAACAAAGTACACCCATCTGGTTGACCAAGATACTACAGAGTTCGACTCCGCATGGACCAACGAGAACTCTGCCACCAGGCTAGCGAACTTCCGCGGGGGTATGAAACAGGTGTTCGAGAAGCCAACTGCCAAGCGAAAACATACtgtttaa
- the LOC120632875 gene encoding acyl-CoA Delta(11) desaturase-like → MEKVNVKPLPLVGEIFRAFEKNLGFQNPIKWPSAIGIILYHVVAVYWCQHYSFPVKWQTLVFALIMYVATGFGITGGAHRLWTHKAYKARLPLKLFLLMCFASSGQNSLEQWVRDHRVHHKYSDTDADPHNANRGLFFSHIGWLMLKKNDQVLQRGKQIDMSDITDDPLLRYFNKNFVYIKLLFCYALPLFINVALLGENWRCAVAWQFFIRFLSMFHSELTVNSLAHIYGYRPYNKNIVPKENRFVATCTLGEGWHNYHHAFPFDYKAAEHFDFFNWGTVFIRFFNRIGWAYDLREATPEMVNSIADRLGDGTPVHYPITKSERRRKGTYRALNAMSAHHEATKKNRFRKIPRQAIPLNTKTKDRDKDSVRILKNLDMIPAAKMKPVDLNVRRY, encoded by the exons ATGGAAAAAGTAAACGTAAAACCATTGCCGTTGGTTGGTGAAATTTTTCGGGCATTCGAAAAGAATTTGGGTTTTCAGAATCCTATTAAATGGCCAAGTGCTATTGGCATAATCCTATATCATGTTGTCGCCGTATACTGGTGCCAACATTACAGTTTTCCGGTTAAATGGCAAACTTTAGTTTTTG ctttaatcATGTACGTAGCTACTGGATTCGGTATCACGGGTGGAGCACATCGTTTGTGGACACACAAAGCTTACAAAGCAAGATTACCATTAAAACTATTCCTTCTCATGTGCTTTGCTTCAAGCGGTCAG AATTCCTTAGAACAATGGGTTCGTGACCATCGGGTTCATCACAAGTACAGCGATACGGACGCAGACCCACACAACGCCAACCGTGGACTGTTCTTCTCTCACATAGGATGGTTAATGCTAAAGAAGAACGACCAGGTGCTCCAACGGGGGAAACAGATAGACATGTCTGATATTACTGATGACCCACTACTTCGATATTTTAACAA AAATTTCGTCTACATCAAGTTACTGTTCTGCTATGCTCTACCACTCTTTATTAACGTAGCGCTCTTGGGAGAAAACTGGCGATGCGCTGTCGCATGGCAATTCTTCATCCGGTTTCTCAGCATGTTCCATAGCGAGCTGACCGTCAACAGCCTTGCACATATCTATGGATACAGGCCTTACAACAA AAACATCGTACCAAAAGAAAATCGTTTTGTGGCAACCTGCACTTTGGGAGAAGGATGGCACAACTATCACCACGCATTCCCCTTCGACTACAAAGCGGCCGAGCATTTTGATTTCTTCAATTGGGGAACTGTGTTCATCCGCTTCTTCAACAGAATTGGCTGGGCCTATGACCTCCGTGAAGCAACTCCTGAAATGGTCAATTCAATTGCAGATAGGTTAGGCGACGGAACACCAGTCCACTACCCGATTACAAAATCAGA AAGACGTAGAAAGGGCACTTATCGAGCCCTTAATGCCATGAGCGCACATCATGAGGCGACTAAGAAAAACCGCTTTAGAAAAATACCCAGACAAGCAATACCTTTAAACACTAAAACAAAAGACCGGGATAAAGATTCTGTAAGAATTCTGAAGAATTTAGATATGATCCCAGCGGCTAAAATGAAGCCAGTAGACCTAAATGTAAGAAGATATTGA